The following proteins are co-located in the Sporosarcina pasteurii genome:
- the mraY gene encoding phospho-N-acetylmuramoyl-pentapeptide-transferase has translation MTLAMTFTVIAVAFILSAISGFGIIPALRRMKFGQSIREEGPKAHQKKAGTPTMGGLIFLTSIVFSTLFLSYIFGVMTTQTIVLLLVLIGFGIIGFIDDFIIVVLKRNLGLTSLQKLIGQIVVAILVFFLLKMGPFETTVAIPFLDIKFDLGIFYVAFLIFWLVGFSNAVNITDGLDGLVAGTSTVAFGGLGVFALQYGQDDVALFSFAVAGAMLGFLLFNMKPAKVFMGDTGSLALGGAIAMISVLIKQELLLLIIGIVYVVETLSVIIQVISFKLTGKRVFKMSPIHHHFELSGWSEWKVVIVFWSVAFVAVLVPVLMEVM, from the coding sequence ATGACATTAGCTATGACTTTTACGGTGATTGCCGTAGCGTTTATACTTTCAGCGATTTCCGGATTCGGAATTATACCAGCTTTAAGACGCATGAAATTTGGGCAAAGCATCCGAGAAGAGGGACCAAAAGCCCATCAGAAAAAAGCAGGAACACCGACAATGGGTGGTCTAATTTTCCTCACCTCAATTGTATTTTCAACATTATTTCTTTCATACATATTTGGTGTAATGACTACTCAAACAATCGTTCTTTTGCTTGTTTTAATTGGATTTGGGATTATCGGTTTTATTGATGATTTCATCATTGTTGTTTTAAAAAGAAACTTAGGATTGACGTCTCTACAGAAATTGATTGGACAAATTGTTGTTGCAATTTTAGTTTTCTTTTTACTGAAAATGGGGCCTTTTGAAACGACAGTCGCTATCCCATTCCTTGACATTAAATTTGATTTAGGAATCTTTTATGTTGCATTTCTAATCTTTTGGCTTGTTGGATTCTCCAATGCTGTTAACATAACAGACGGACTGGATGGTCTAGTTGCAGGGACATCTACAGTTGCCTTCGGAGGATTAGGTGTTTTTGCACTTCAATATGGTCAAGATGATGTTGCATTATTTTCGTTTGCTGTCGCAGGCGCAATGCTTGGCTTCTTATTATTCAATATGAAGCCGGCTAAAGTCTTTATGGGGGACACGGGATCGCTTGCGCTTGGTGGAGCAATTGCAATGATTTCCGTGCTTATCAAGCAGGAACTGTTACTTCTAATTATCGGGATCGTGTACGTCGTTGAAACATTATCCGTTATTATTCAAGTGATTAGTTTTAAATTGACAGGAAAACGTGTCTTTAAAATGAGTCCAATTCACCACCATTTTGAGTTATCAGGTTGGTCTGAATGGAAAGTGGTTATCGTTTTCTGGAGTGTCGCTTTTGTAGCAGTTCTTGTTCCTGTCTTGATGGAGGTAATGTAA
- a CDS encoding penicillin-binding transpeptidase domain-containing protein, with translation MQTKKRLRAVFVIFLILSCAVLIKLFHVQIIKHEFLKGRAEENWDIEIPFGGMRGSILDRNGELIVGNQLAPTLYYMPAQNPDAQHVASTLAEILRADAKELEKKLSQKTYMVKIAPEGKNITKKQADEIAKLQIPGLYTGVDFVRYYPKKEALSRLLGFTGYDGQGLAGIEYAYDDFLQGTGDRIRLYTDAKGIPLPHVDDGFKTGAEGASVGLTIDLEMQQIVERELLQAMEKFEATQALAIVMNPKTGELLSLASAPTFHPADYQQVDPSIYNRNLPVWMTFEPGSTFKIITLAAGIEEQVINLHKENFHDPGFVRVANARLRCWKREGHGQQTFLEVVENSCNPGFVTIGQRLGGEKLNQYIEDFGFGRTTDSGIAGESKGILFSKEAFGPVEQATTSFGQGISVTPIQQVQAVAAAINGGNLYKPYIVKEIVDANGKTLRTFEPELKKKVISEETSVQVREALESVVANGSGRSAFTDGLRVGGKTGTAQKVVDGTYKDGEYIVSFIGFAPADDPELLVYVAVDNPKNSVQFGGVIAAPIVGRIIEEIAPIAGITKRENQLEKDYRWGDEITHRVPDLTGMTKETVRTQLYTYQIKWHGSGEKVKYQMPAVDTLISVDDVIHVYTE, from the coding sequence TTGCAAACGAAAAAGAGGTTACGAGCGGTATTTGTTATATTCCTTATACTTAGTTGTGCAGTATTAATTAAGTTATTTCATGTTCAAATTATTAAACATGAATTTTTAAAAGGACGTGCTGAAGAAAACTGGGATATCGAAATACCGTTCGGTGGAATGCGTGGAAGTATTTTAGATCGCAATGGTGAACTGATTGTAGGGAATCAACTTGCTCCAACCTTGTACTACATGCCAGCACAGAATCCGGATGCTCAACATGTCGCATCAACCTTAGCGGAAATATTACGGGCAGATGCGAAGGAACTAGAAAAAAAGTTATCACAAAAAACATATATGGTTAAAATCGCGCCAGAAGGAAAAAATATTACGAAAAAACAAGCCGATGAGATTGCTAAATTACAAATCCCGGGGCTTTATACAGGTGTAGATTTTGTTAGGTATTATCCTAAAAAGGAAGCCTTGTCAAGATTACTCGGTTTTACAGGTTATGATGGTCAAGGTTTAGCTGGTATCGAGTATGCGTACGATGATTTTTTGCAAGGCACAGGGGATCGAATTCGACTGTATACAGATGCTAAAGGAATTCCTTTGCCACATGTAGATGACGGTTTTAAAACGGGGGCTGAAGGCGCTTCAGTTGGTTTAACAATTGATCTAGAAATGCAACAAATTGTAGAGCGAGAATTATTACAAGCAATGGAAAAGTTTGAAGCAACACAAGCACTTGCCATCGTGATGAATCCTAAAACAGGGGAGTTGCTCTCGTTGGCTTCAGCTCCTACTTTTCATCCAGCAGATTATCAACAAGTTGACCCGAGTATTTATAATCGAAACTTACCGGTTTGGATGACATTTGAACCAGGGTCCACATTTAAAATTATTACACTCGCTGCTGGGATTGAAGAACAAGTGATAAATCTTCATAAAGAAAATTTCCATGACCCAGGTTTTGTGCGTGTTGCAAATGCAAGACTTCGCTGTTGGAAAAGAGAAGGGCACGGACAACAAACATTTTTAGAGGTTGTTGAAAATTCCTGTAACCCTGGTTTCGTCACAATTGGTCAACGATTAGGCGGAGAAAAGCTAAACCAATATATAGAGGATTTTGGTTTTGGCCGTACAACGGACTCAGGAATCGCAGGAGAGTCAAAAGGAATCCTTTTTTCAAAAGAAGCATTTGGACCTGTTGAACAGGCGACCACTTCTTTTGGTCAAGGAATTTCGGTAACGCCAATTCAACAAGTGCAAGCTGTAGCCGCTGCGATAAATGGTGGGAATTTATATAAACCGTATATTGTAAAGGAAATCGTAGACGCTAATGGAAAAACTTTACGAACGTTCGAACCCGAATTGAAAAAGAAAGTAATTAGCGAAGAAACATCTGTCCAAGTAAGGGAAGCATTGGAATCTGTTGTAGCAAACGGTTCAGGGCGAAGTGCATTTACAGATGGATTGCGGGTAGGCGGTAAAACCGGAACGGCACAAAAAGTCGTGGATGGAACTTATAAAGATGGAGAATACATCGTTTCTTTCATTGGTTTTGCGCCGGCGGATGACCCAGAACTTCTTGTCTATGTTGCGGTTGATAATCCCAAAAACTCTGTACAATTTGGCGGGGTGATTGCAGCGCCAATTGTTGGTAGGATTATTGAAGAAATTGCACCAATTGCCGGAATCACGAAAAGAGAAAATCAACTTGAAAAAGACTACCGATGGGGTGACGAAATTACCCATCGTGTTCCAGATTTAACTGGAATGACGAAGGAAACAGTGCGTACTCAATTATACACGTACCAGATTAAATGGCATGGTTCTGGAGAAAAAGTTAAATACCAAATGCCAGCTGTCGATACATTAATTAGTGTCGATGATGTCATTCATGTTTATACTGAATAA